In Oreochromis aureus strain Israel breed Guangdong linkage group 20, ZZ_aureus, whole genome shotgun sequence, the following are encoded in one genomic region:
- the LOC116309740 gene encoding solute carrier family 2, facilitated glucose transporter member 5-like — MADTEEWGKPVERKGRLTVVLALATLIAAFGSSFQYGYNVSAVNSPSQFMQQFYNTTYTERYHSPMEENVLTLLWSLSVSMFPLGGFFGSLMVAPLVNKFGRKGTLLFNNIFSIVPAIMMGVSEIAKSYEIIIVARFIVGICAGLSSNVVPMYLGEIAPKNLRGALGIVPQLFITVGILCAQVLGIRNILGNSTGWTLMLGLTGIPAAIQLLLLPFFPESPRYMLIQNGDEKKATKALQRLRGWDDVDSELLEMRQEDQSEKAEGHLSVFSLLSQRSLRWQLISIVVMNMGQQLSGVNAIYYYADSIYGSAGVKESDIQYVTVGTGAVNVFMTVTAVFIVEASGRRLLLLCGFGICCGACVLLTVALNLQETVTWMPYVSIACVIIYVIGHAIGPSPIPYVVATEMFRQTARPAAFMVAGSVHWLSNFIVGLIFPFLERGLGPYSFIIFAVICLVTLIYIWLVVPETKKKTFLEVFQMFAKRNKVELNLGDGDLPLKELKESPEDAQKATPF, encoded by the exons ATGGCGGACACCGAGGAATGGGGAAAGCCTGTGGAGAGGAAAGGG AGGCTAACTGTAGTCCTGGCGCTGGCAACACTCATAGCTGCATTTGGTTCGTCCTTCCAGTACGGCTACAATGTCTCTGCGGTCAACTCTCCATCGCAG TTCATGCAGCAATTTTATAATACAACCTACACGGAGCGTTACCACAGCCCGATGGAGGAGAACGTCCTGACTCTGCTGTGGTCTCTCTCCGTGTCCATGTTCCCTCTCGGAGGCTTCTTTGGCTCTCTGATGGTGGCCCCTCTGGTCAACAAATTTGGGAG GAAGGGAACCCTCCTCTTCAACAACATCTTCTCCATCGTCCCTGCTATAATGATGGGAGTCAGTGAGATCGCCAAGTCCTACGAGATCATCATTGTGGCCAGGTTTATAGTAGGCATCTGTGCAG GTCTCTCTTCCAATGTGGTGCCCATGTATCTGGGTGAGATCGCTCCCAAAAACCTGAGGGGAGCTCTCGGCATTGTTCCGCAACTCTTCATCACTGTTGGGATCCTCTGCGCCCAAGTGCTGGGCATTAGAAACATACTGGGAAACAGCACAG GCTGGACCCTCATGCTTGGCCTTACTGGTATTCCCGCCGCGATTCAGCTCCTGCTGCTCCCCTTCTTCCCTGAGAGCCCCAGGTACATGCTCATCCAGAATGGAGATGAGAAGAAAGCAACGAAAG CACTGCAGCGCCTGCGTGGGTGGGACGACGTGGACAGCGAGCTGTTGGAGATGCGTCAGGAGGACCAGTCCGAGAAGGCCGAAGGTCACCTGAGTGTGTTCTCCCTGCTGTCCCAGCGCTCTCTTCGCTGGCAGCTGATCTCCATAGTTGTCATGAACATGGGCCAGCAGCTGTCAGGCGTCAATGCG aTCTACTACTATGCAGACAGCATATACGGCTCTGCAGGAGTCAAGGAGAGTGACATCCAGTATGTCACAGTGGGAACGGGAGCAGTGAATGTCTTTATGACCGTAACTGCT GTGTTCATCGTGGAGGCCTCAGGTCGCCGTCTGCTCCTCCTCTGTGGTTTTGGGATCTGCTGCGGAGCCTGTGTGCTGCTCACTGTCGCACTCAACTTGCAG gagactgtgacatgGATGCCCTATGTCAGCATCGCCTGTGTCATCATCTACGTCATCGGACATGCCATAGGACCGA GTCCCATTCCTTATGTGGTGGCCACTGAGATGTTCAGGCAGACAGCCAGGCCTGCGGCGTTCATGGTGGCGGGCTCCGTCCACTGGCTCTCCAACTTCATTGTAGGCCTTATCTTCCCCTTCCTCGAG CGAGGCCTGGGCCCCTACAGCTTCATCATTTTTGCCGTCATCTGTCTGGTCACCCTGATCTACATCTGGCTGGTGGTGCCcgaaacaaagaagaagacattCCTGGAAGTCTTCCAGATGTTTGCAAAGAGGAACAAAGTGGAGTTAAATCTGGGTGACGGCGATCTCCCGCTGAAAGAGCTCAAAGAGAGCCCAGAGGATGCACAGAAGGCCACGCCCTTCTGA